In the Solanum pennellii chromosome 5, SPENNV200 genome, one interval contains:
- the LOC107020206 gene encoding uncharacterized protein At1g26090, chloroplastic, which yields MWISSMQILTASSLFSTTKNPYSEFFNQSVKKIESPAKTRRKRRARMEILAMASDNSAKNEKPTKLITFLGKGGSGKTTSAIFAAQHYAMAGLKTCLVIHSQDPTAEYLLNCKIGTSPITCNDNLSAVRLETTKMLLDPLNKLKQADARLNMTQGVLEGVVGEELGVLPGMDSIFSSLALERLVGFFENVVQQNSKKEKFDIIIYDGMSTEETIRMIGATSKARLYLKYLRNFAEKTDLGRLASPSLLRLAEEAMTLSGRNPNLNGKMSSEIWDLLEQVLERGSSIFAEPKRFGCYIVVDRNSPVSMASALRYWGCIIQAGAQVSGAFALARPNSSGEVGATIEDFSPLPSAFVPHISDGAHLDWDKIMQDSHSESARNLLTVTAHEASIPAVIFDPTNKIVTLLMPGFDKSEIKLYQFRGGSELLVEAGDQRRVIRLPSQLQGNVGGAKFADRSLVITMR from the exons ATGTGGATTTCCAGTATGCAAATCTTAACAGCATCTTCATTATTCTCCACAACAAAGAACCCATATTCTGAATTTTTCAACCAGTCAGTGAAAAAGATAGAATCTCCAGctaaaactagaagaaaaagGAGAGCAAGAATGGAGATTTTGGCCATGGCTAGTGATAATTCAGCTAAAAATGAAAAACCCACTAAGCTAATTACCTTTTTGGGTAAAGGGGGTTCTGGGAAAACCACTTCTGCCATTTTTGCTGCTCAG CATTATGCAATGGCAGGGCTCAAAACCTGTTTGGTGATACATTCTCAAGATCCCACAGCTGAATATCTTCTGAATTGTAAGATTGGGACGTCGCCAATAACATGCAACGACAACCTCTCAGCTGTCAGATTGGAAACTACAAAA ATGCTCCTTGATCCTCTCAATAAACTGAAGCAAGCAGATGCTCGTCTTAATATGACTCAAGGAGTTCTTGAAGGG GTGGTCGGAGAAGAGCTTGGAGTACTTCCTGGAATGGACTCCATATTTTCATCCCTAGCACTCGAGCGGCTTGTaggattttttgaaaatgtggTTCAACAGAACagcaaaaaagagaaatttgaCATTATTATATATGATGGCATGAGTACTGAAGAAACAATCAGAATGATTGGTGCAACCAGCAAAGCAAG ATTATACTTAAAATATCTCCGCAATTTTGCTGAAAAAACTGATTTAGGAAGGCTGGCAAGTCCCTCACTTTTGAGACTTGCCGAAGAAGCCATGACACTAAGCGGTAGAAATCCTAATCTGAATGGGAAAATGAGTTCAGAAATTTGGGACCTTCTAGAACAAGTATTGGAG AGAGGGTCTTCAATATTTGCAGAACCAAAAAGGTTTGGTTGCTATATTGTGGTGGATAGAAACAGCCCTGTGTCTATGGCTTCTGCTTTACGTTACTGGGGTTGCATAATCCAGGCTGGTGCACAGGTTTCTGGTGCATTTGCTCTTGCAAGACCAAATTCGAGTGGAGAAGTAGGGGCAACGATTGAGGACTTCTCACCTTTGCCTTCTGCTTTTGTTCCACATATCTCAGACGGAGCCCATTTAGATTGGGACAAAATTATGCAGGATAGTCATAGTGAGAGTGCACGGAATCTTCTGACTGTAACAGCTCATGAGGCCAGCATTCCTGCGGTTATCTTTGATCCAACCAACAAAATCGTCACTCTTCTCATGCCCGGTTTTGACAAATCAGAAATCAAGCTATATCAA TTTAGAGGAGGGTCTGAGTTGTTGGTGGAGGCCGGTGATCAGAGACGTGTGATTCGTCTACCATCTCAACTTCAAGGGAACGTTGGAGGTGCTAAATTTGCAGATAGAAGTCTTGTCATCACAATGAGATAG
- the LOC107020205 gene encoding protein CHUP1, chloroplastic gives MIVRVGFLVAASIAAYAVKQINVKPSKTSLENGESLLEQRGDEGDEKEQLLYSTDGLKEVVDEEEEKEEVKLINGIINPAQGNQIDLDDDLFPEFEDLLSGEIEFPLPSDKYDTGREERERVYQSEMAYNANELERLRNLVKELEEREVKLEGELLEYYGLKEQESDILELQKQLKIKAVEIDMLNITINTLQAEKQKLQEEVFHGTTARKDLEAARSKIKELQRQMQLEANQTKAQLLLLKQHVTGLQEKEEEAFKRDSEVDKKLKLVKELEVEVMELKRKNKELQHEKRELVIKLDAAESKIAKLSNMTENEMVAQVREEVTNLKHTNDDLLKQVEGLQMNRFSEVEELVYLRWVNACLRFELRNYQTPQGKVSARDLSKSLSPKSQHKAKQLMLEYAGSERGQGDTDLESNFSQPSSPGSEDFDNASIDSSTSRFSTFSKKPNLIQKLKKWGSRGGKDDSSIMSSPARSLGGASPGRMSMSVRPRGPLESLMLRNAGDGVAITSFGTAEEYDSPETQKLPPIRTQESSAETLNSVASSFTLMSKSVEGVLDEKYPAFKDRHKLAVEREKTIKAKAEQARAARFEKTLPPKLAQLKEKPVSLPGSVPVLPVVSASGESAEQSGDSKTDSQAVSKMKLVNIEKRPTRTPRPPPKRSGGGPAPAGNNVTGGAPGGPPPPPPPPGAPPPPPPPGGGPPRPPPPPGSLMKGGAGGDKVHRAPELVEFYQTLMKRESKKDTSSALITATSNTSDARSNMIGEIENRSTFLLAVKADVESQGGFVESLATEVRAASFTNIEDLVAFVNWLDEELSFLVDERAVLKHFDWPEGKADALREAAFEYQDLMKLEKQVTTFVDDPNLQCDAALKKMYRLLEKVEQSVYALLRTRDMAASRYREFGIPTDWLQDSGVVGKIKLSSVQLARKYMKRVASELDAMDGPEKEPNREFLILQGVRFAFRVHQFAGGFDAESMKAFEELRSRVQSQTGGENTQEP, from the exons ATGATAGTTAGGGTAGGTTTCTTGGTTGCTGCTTCTATAGCTGCTTATGCAGTTAAGCAGATAAATGTAAAACCCTCAAAGACATCATTAG AAAATGGTGAATCATTGCTTGAACAACGAGGGGACGAAGGGGATGAAAAGGAGCAGCTCTTGTATTCGACGGATGGCCTCAAAGAAGTGGTT GATgaggaagaagagaaagaagaagtTAAATTAATCAATGGAATTATAAATCCAGCACAGGGTAACCAGATTGATCTTGATGATGATCTTTTCCCTGAATTTGAAGATCTTTTATCCGGGGAGATTGAATTTCCGTTACCAAGTGACAAGTATGATACaggaagagaagagagagagagggtttACCAATCTGAGATGGCCTACAACGCGAATGAACTTGAAAGATTGCGAAACCTTGTTAAGGAACTTGAGGAAAGGGAGGTGAAGCTTGAAGGGGAGTTGCTTGAGTATTATGGTTTGAAGGAACAAGAATCCGATATCCTCGAATTACAAAAGCAGCTCAAGATTAAGGCTGTTGAGATTGACATGCTCAACATCACGATAAATACGTTACAGGCTGAGAAACAAAAGCTTCAAGAGGAGGTTTTTCATGGAACTACTGCTAGGAAAGATCTAGAAGCTGCTAGAAGCAAGATTAAGGAGCTGCAAAGGCAGATGCAACTCGAAGCTAACCAAACGAAAGCTCAGTTGTTGTTGCTAAAACAACATGTTACTGGACTTCAAGAAAAGGAAGAGGAAGCTTTCAAGAGAGATTCCGAGGTTGACAAGAAGCTTAAACTTGTGAAGGAGTTGGAAGTGGAGGTTATGGAACTTAAGAGGAAGAACAAAGAACTTCAGCACGAAAAGAGAGAGTTGGTTATTAAATTGGATGCTGCTGAATCTAAAATAGCAAAGTTGTCTAATATGACGGAG AATGAAATGGTTGCCCAGGTGAGGGAAGAAGTAACTAATTTGAAGCATACAAATGATGATCTTCTAAAACAAGTAGAAGGACTTCAAATGAACAGATTCAGTGAAGTTGAAGAGCTAGTGTATCTTCGTTGGGTCAACGCATGCTTAAGATTTGAACTTCGGAACTACCAAACACCTCAAGGAAAAGTATCCGCTCGTGATCTCAGCAAAAGCCTGAGCCCAAAATCTCAGCACAAGGCTAAACAGTTGATGTTAGAATATGCAGGTTCCGAACGAGGCCAAGGAGATACAGATCTCGAAAGCAATTTTTCTCAGCCATCTTCTCCCGGTAGTGAAGACTTTGATAATGCTTCTATAGACAGTTCCACTAGCAGATTTAGTACTTTCAGTAAAAAGCCCAACTTAATCCAGAAGCTGAAGAAATGGGGCAGCAGAGGTGGTAAAGACGATTCTAGTATTATGTCTTCACCAGCAAGATCTCTTGGAGGAGCATCTCCTGGTAGGATGAGTATGAGTGTAAGACCAAGGGGTCCTCTGGAATCTCTAATGCTTAGGAACGCGGGTGACGGTGTAGCCATCACTAGTTTTGGAACAGCTGAGGAATACGATTCCCCAGAAACACAAAAGCTTCCACCGATTAGGACACAAGAATCTTCTGCTGAGACACTGAATTCAGTTGCATCATCGTTTACTCTAATGTCAAAATCGGTGGAAGGAGTTCTAGATGAGAAGTATCCGGCATTCAAAGATAGGCATAAGCTGGCAGTAGAACGAGAGAAGACAATTAAGGCTAAAGCTGAGCAGGCAAGAGCAGCAAGGTTTGAGAAGACCTTGCCTCCAAAACTTGCTCAATTGAAAGAGAAGCCGGTATCACTGCCAGGGTCAGTACCAGTTTTGCCGGTGGTCTCCGCCTCTGGTGAGTCAGCAGAGCAGTCTGGTGATAGCAAAACCGACTCTCAAGCCGTGAGCAAAATGAAACTTGTTAATATTGAGAAAAGACCTACTAGGACTCCTCGTCCACCGCCTAAACGATCAGGAGGTGGTCCAGCTCCAGCTGGTAATAATGTTACAGGTGGAGCACCTGGAGGTCCACCCCCACCACCTCCTCCGCCTGGTGCTCCACCACCGCCACCTCCACCTGGTGGAGGAccgcctagaccaccacctcctccTGGATCTTTAATGAAAGGAGGAGCTGGAGGTGACAAGGTCCATCGTGCTCCTGAATTAGTTGAATTCTACCAAACTTTGATGAAACGCGAGTCAAAGAAGGACACATCATCAGCTTTGATAACCGCTACTTCAAACACGTCAGATGCAAGAAGCAACATGATCGGGGAGATAGAGAACAGATCCACATTCCTCTTAGCT GTGAAAGCTGATGTGGAAAGTCAAGGAGGATTTGTCGAGTCATTGGCAACTGAAGTTCGTGCTGCTTCTTTTACCAATATTGAGGATCTAGTGGCATTTGTGAACTGGCTAGATGAAGAACTCTCCTTTTTG GTTGACGAACGAGCTGTCCTCAAGCACTTTGACTGGCCTGAGGGAAAAGCGGATGCGTTGAGAGAGGCTGCTTTCGAATATCAAGATCTAATGAAACTAGAAAAGCAAGTAACCACCTTTGTGGATGACCCAAATCTTCAATGTGATGCGGCTTTGAAAAAGATGTACAGGTTGCTTGAAAA GGTTGAACAGAGTGTTTATGCACTACTGCGTACTCGCGATATGGCTGCATCACGATACAGAGAATTTGGTATTCCTACTGACTGGTTGCAAGATTCAGGTGTTGTTGGCAAG ATAAAGCTTTCATCAGTACAATTGGCGAGGAAGTACATGAAACGTGTAGCATCAGAGCTTGATGCCATGGATGGACCCGAGAAGGAACCAAACAGAGAATTTTTGATTCTACAAGGAGTTCGTTTTGCCTTCAGAGTTCATCAG ttTGCTGGAGGATTTGATGCTGAAAGCATGAAGGCGTTTGAAGAACTAAGGAGTCGTGTTCAGTCACAAACAGGAGGAGAGAATACACAAGAACCATga